AATCCTCTAGAATTAGCCAAAATAGCTCGTGAAATTTGTCCAGAATTATCCATCTGTCAAACTCATCCAAACTTATCATCAGCCCTAGAAGCAGCCTTTAATCAAACAAATAATCAAGTTGTTTTGTGTGGTTCCCTCTATTTAATCGGGCATTTTTTCACAATTTCACCGTAATATCAAAGTCTCTGAATCAGTATATTGTGGGGTGGGCATCTTGCCCGCCCTCTTAGACATCACCGACTATCCCATTCTTGGGCTGCATCTTCTAAGGCTTGCTCTACAGTCTTTTGTTCTAACATTGCTGCTTGCAAATTTTCATAAATTGCCTTTTGCAGACGTTTAGAATCTTTCAAAGTTGGAGTTAAAATCTCTGCTTGTTGCAATTGTTTAGCACTAATTACCCTCGCCCTTTCCACTGTGGAAGCCGTATCAGGAACATTTTGAAAGTAACTATCTGCCAGTGCCTTCTTTGTAGATGGTAACACATTAGCAGCTTTGGCAAAAGCTAGCTGATTTTCGTCATTGGTGAGAAATAAAGCAAACTTGACCGCAGCGTCCGGGTGTTTGCTGGCGCGGGGGACAACGACATTCATCACAGCCACATTTTTTTTACCAGTATCACCAGTCAATTGGGGTGCTATGGCTGAAGCTGCGGCAATTTGTGGCGCATTATTGGCTATAGTCTTGAGAAACTCAGGCCCAGAAGCCAAAAAAGCCGTTTGTCCAGACTGGTATAAATCAATTGCATGGCGATGTCCTTGGGTTAAAGATTCTCTGGGAAGTAGCCCTTTTTTATACAAATCTACCCAGTATTGAAACGCTGCTTTACCTTCTGGAGAATTAAAAGCCGCCTTACCCTCGGTATTTACTAGAGTGACTCCCATTTGCACAAATGATTCTAAAACTTCTCCGGAATCTTGCGGTGCAAAAGTCACAAAAAAAGCATATTTCCCGGTCTTATCTTGAATTTTCTGGGCAAAATCTGCTAATTCTGCGTAGGTTGCTGGTGGTTGAGTGATACCTGCCTGTTTTAATAAATCAATGTTATAAATAGTTAACCGTGTAGTGAGGTACCAGGGAATACCAAAACTCTTACCATTGAGGGTGCTAGCTTGCCAGATATTCGGTAGATAGGAGGAACGTTCTGCATCTGAGATTTTTGTATCCAAGTCTAACCACGCATTTCTTCCCGCCAGTTGGGAAGCAAAAACTGGGTTGAGATTCACAACATCAGGTGGCGTATTTGCTGAAACAGCTGTTAAAATCTTGTTCTCCATTGCCGACCAAGGTATATCCACCCAGTTTACCTTTATACCGGAATTTTGAGTTTCAAAATTCCCAATTAGGCTTTGGAAATAGTCGTTGAATTGAGGTTGGAGTTGCATTGTCCAAAACTCAACAGTCGCCTCTGCTGAAGCAGGCTGTTGTGTATTTTTACCAACATTGGCAGCGCTACAACTTACCATCCAACTGGTTAATAAGCCAATTAACGCCCAAGCAGCCAGTTGTTTGAATTTTCGCAATTGCATCATCTTAGCAGTATTATTACGCTTGATCGGGGTGAAAAAATTATGGAAAATTGTCGAGATTATAGGCTAAATCAGTTACTTAGTCATCAGCAAATTCTTTAGTATCATTTAAATTTACTATTTAGCAGTCTACCGGGGAAAACTGTGGTTAAAAGCTTCAATAATCTGTTGAGCAAATTTAATAAAGGGGTAGGTATTGAACTTACACCAGAACGAGTGAATTTAGTTCAGCTACGCAAGCAGCGCCAAGGCTTGAAATTAGCAGCGCTGACATCAGTACCGGTCCCCGCAGGTGTAATTGTCGATGGTCAAATTATTGACATTTCCACAATGGCGGAATTAATTCAGCAAGCACTGGCTCAGAGTAAAATCAAAACCTCTCGTGTGGCTACTGGTGTACCAGGACGAGATTCTATAGTCCGTGTAATACATGTGCCGGCTGAGTTAGACGACAAAGAATTAAGGGATATGGTATTAAACCACGAAGCCGGGTTGTATTTACCCTATGCTCGTGAAGAAGCTGATGTAGATTATCAAAAACTTGGCTACTTTGTAGATGATGATGGCATTGAAAAAGTCCAGGTTTTGTTAGCAGCTACCCGCAAGGAAATAACTGATACCTATCTTAGTACTTTTGAACAGGCAGGATTGCAAGTCGATATTTTAGAGATTAACAGTTTTGCCCTGATTCGGACAATTCGTGATCAACTGCGGCAATTCGGGCTGGAAGAAGCGGCTGTAGTCGTTGATATCGAGTTCGATAGTACAGAAATAGTGATTTTGATTAATGGCGTACCGCAATTTTCGCGCAGTGTGCCTATTGGTACTTATCAAATGCAAATGGCTATCTCTAGGGCGATGAGTTTACCTACATCACGGGATATGGGATTGTTACAAGGAATGGTTATTCCCGCAAATCCTCTAGATGGTGGGCAGACTGGAGTTACTGACATCAATCCTAGTCTGGCAGCTTTATTGAGAGTTTTGGGTGAACTCACAGATGAACTGCGCCGTTCTATCCATTTTTACATCAGTCAAAGTGAAAACTTGGAGGTGGTGGAGATTTTCTTAGCAGGGCCAGGGGGCGGACTACAACAGCTAGATGAGTTTTTCAGTCAAAGACTGGGCTTACCAACTACTCAAATTGATCCCATTGGGTTTTTGTCTTTGCAAGTTGATGAGGAAAAGTACCCCAAAGGAGAACGTTGTGGGTTAGGGATAATACTTGGTCTGGGAATGCGGGAGGTGTGACAAAATGTACAGTTTAGATGTTAATTTTCTGAAAGACCGCGCTGGTTACGAAACCACGGCGAAAAAAAGACTGGAATTTAAAATGCCGGAGGGAGATTTAACACCACTGTTTGTGGGTCTGGTTATTGGTATTGGTATTCCGGCTTTTTGCGGGGCTGGTTGGTGGTTTTTGCAAGGGAAAAATACTGAATTACAGCAGGAGATAGCACAATTAGAGCAAGAAAACAAGAAGTTAGAAGTTGAGATTGGTAATATTAACAAAATTCGGGAGGAGACAAAACTAGTTAAAGCGGAAACACAGGGTTTAGTGACAGTGTTTGATCAAATTCGCCCTTGGTCTGCTATGTTACAAGATTTACGCGATCGCATTCCAGCAGCAGTGCAAATTGAAACCATCCAGCAAATTGAACCCACTTCCCCAGGACGAGGACAGCAACCCACCAAACTGGTTGCAGGATTGGAAATTACCGGAATTGCTAGTTCTTTCAACGATGTCAATGATTTTGTCTTGACTTTGCAACAGTCTAAATTCTTAGAGTCGTCCGACAGCAAAATTACCACAGCCACCTTAGTAGATGCACCACTACCACCAGGTACTAATGAAAATGATGTGGAAATCAAACTACCACCAGTAGTGCGGTACACAATAAAATCAACTATGAGTGATGTTCCGGCTTCTGAGTTAATGCGGGAATTAGAGCAAAAAGGCGCAGTGGGTTTAGTCAGTAGAATTCGCAGTATCCAAGAAATAGGAGTCATTTCAAAATGACAGTCAGTCAAGATTTGAATTTTGATGAACAAAGTGGGGAATTCGGTTCAGAAGCATCAGCACCAGTAATTTTTGGTATTACCCTCACACCCAAAATAATGGGCATTCTCCTGGGTGTATTGGGAATTGGGGGAGCAGCATATATGATACTCAACATGATCATGCCAGCATGGGAAACTTATCAGCAGCGACGAACACAAGCTAATGATTTGCAAGGTCAAGTTGACCAAAAACAAGCCAGTGTTAAACAAATTGGGCAAGTAAAGGCGGAATTAGCCCAAGCAAAGCAAGAAACCATCCAGGTGTTAAGTTTATTTGCCGATGAAAACACCTTAGATACTCTATTACTGGATATAAATCGTTTAGTTGAGTCTGGTAATGCTGAAGTTCCGGCTAATGCAGTCACAGCCAAACTGCAAAAATTTGAGCCAGACTCAGAGCCTCCAGAACCAATTACTGATGGCTCTCTCGGACCTACTGTAGATGGCAAATTGAAACGCAGTAGTATTAAGGTGGAAATTGAGGGAACTTTTGCACAAACGCAATCAATTATGCGTAATATTGAGCGTTTGCAGCCGTTGTTAATTGTTAAAAATTATCAAGCGAGATTGACTCCTGAACCGACTAATAACTCACAAGACGAAGAAGAAGTGATTGTTCGGGTAGGACCAGCACCCATTACTACCTCTTTTGAACTACAGCCATTAATGCCACTTAATCCAGAGGAAATTGCAGCTAGAAAGGCTCAGGAGGCGGAAGCAGCAGCCCCGAAGAAATAAAGTGTTGAGTACAAAGACGAAGAGTATTACTCAAAAATAGTTGGTGAATAGGTGTTTTATATAGTGAGGAATGAACGGTGAAACAATTTCACGGTAATGGTGTGATCTTAGGCGCTGCTGCTTTTGCATTTATTGCAGCGCAACCAGCAGCAGCCCAAATTGCTCAAATAACTGGGGTGAAGCTCAATCCAGTTAATGGGGGAGTGAGCGTAGTTTTGCAAACTTCTTCCGGGTCGCGTCCCCAAGTTTTCACCACAAAAAGAGGTAATGCTTTAGTCTCAGATATTATTAACACTCAATTGCGTTTACCACAAGGCAATAATTTTCGCCAAGATAACCCGGCGGCGGGAATTGCTTCGGTGGAAGTTATGCAACTGGATGCCAATAGTATCCGGGTAATGGTGACTGGTAGTAATAACGTCCCCACCAGTCAACCTTTGGTGCGAAAGTCCAATGAAATTACTCTCAGTTTTACGCCATCTGCAACTACAGCCTCAACAGGAACACCCTCGGCTTCAACTCCAGCCCCATCTACTCCAGATGTTCTGGTTCCTAACCCAAAAATCTCCATTGACGGCAGACCTGCGCCACCAGCTAGCCCTAGTCAACCTGTGAGTCAAGCGCCGCCTTTTTTACCCAGAGCCGTCGCCCCACCGGTGGGAGATATCTCTGTTTCTAATACAGATGCGTCTCCTACCACCATTGACTTAGGCACAAACGAACGTGTACCCCGTTTAGTATTGAGAGATGCACCAGTCCGCGAGGTTTTGTCATTGCTGGCTCGTGCGGCTGGGATGAATTTGGCTTATGCAGGAGGAGAAGATGATGATAAGCCAAATCAGCAAGCTTCTGGGGGTAGTTCTGATGAAGCTAAACCAATAGTTTATCAAACAATCTCTTTGGATATAGAAAACGAGCCAGTGCAAGATGTGTTTAACTACGTTTTGCGCCTGAGTGGTTTAGAAGCTAATCGCAGTGGACGCACGATTTTTGTGGGGCCTAAACTGCCTAATTCTACTCGTGATGTTGTAGTACGTAACCTGAGACTGAATCAAGCAGCAGTACCAGACATTTTAAGGGTTTTAGTTAACTTGGGAGCAGAAAGTGCTGTCAATGCTGAACTAAAGACAACTAGGGTTACTACAGCGGTAATCGGCGAAGAAGATTCAGAAGAAAAAGAAACTGAAGATACAGAACTTACGGCTCAACGAATTAAATTTGTTGACTCAACTCCCATATTGCGAGGTTTACAAGTATCAGGAGACGTGCGAACCAATACTATTACATTGATTGGTCAGCCTAAGTTAGTTGAAATTGCGATGTCTCAAATTGTGCCGCTTGATCTTCGCCGTCGTCAAGTGGCAGTTAACGTCAGAATTATTGATGTTAACCTCTTAAATACTCAAGACCAGAATGCCAGTTTTTCCTTTGGTATTGGTAATAACTTCTTTGTTAGTGACGGTGGTGCAGCAGCGCTGAACTTTGGTGGTGTTAATCCTCCTAGTCAGTCTCAAGCACTTAACAGTTTAACTACCCCAACAGTTATCCCAAATCCTTATTCAGGATTTTCGGGTTTTGTTGACCCAAATAACCCCATCGCTGTCCCTGGAACTGGCGTGGGTCAAGTAGTTATTGATAGAGGGCGAATAACTGAAAATAGACCTGGAGGTGCTGCGATCTTTCCCAGTCCTCTTAGTGGAGTTTCATCCGATCCATTTCAGACAGGGATTAGGAATATCACACAAGGAACACCGACTGTCACCACTATCACTGATGTTCCTGCTGTTCCTCCGACTTTTGATGCTGAAGGTAATCTCACCAGCCCTGGTAGTCCTGCTACTACAACGACTCAAACTACTCTCGGAACCCCAGGGTCAATTATCACTAGTCTTCCATCACTTTATCAGTACCCTAAACGTCTTCTTGCGAGTTTGCAAGCTCAAATCCAAAATGGCAATGCCAAAATTTTGACTGACCCCACTTTAATTGTGCAAGAAGGTCAAACGGCTGACGTTAGATTAACTCAAGAAGTTGTGGGTAATATTATTAGGGAAATAACTCGTGGTGATGGCACTTCTTCAGAATCCGTTACAGCTGATAAAGTAAACGTAGGTTTAACTCTAGCTGTGAAAGTTGACCGAATAGATGATAATGGTTTTGTCTCCCTTTCTGTGTCCCCAAGTGTTTCATCTCCTCAAGCTCCAGCCGAAATAAATTTGGGTGGTAGTGGTAGCCAAAGAATATTTTTGGTTTCTACACGTTCGCTGACTTCTGGTACTATTCGCCTGCGAGATGGTCAGACCCTAATTCTCTCAGGTATCATTCAAGAGTCAGACCGAACAAGT
The window above is part of the Nodularia spumigena CCY9414 genome. Proteins encoded here:
- a CDS encoding ABC transporter substrate-binding protein, whose amino-acid sequence is MMQLRKFKQLAAWALIGLLTSWMVSCSAANVGKNTQQPASAEATVEFWTMQLQPQFNDYFQSLIGNFETQNSGIKVNWVDIPWSAMENKILTAVSANTPPDVVNLNPVFASQLAGRNAWLDLDTKISDAERSSYLPNIWQASTLNGKSFGIPWYLTTRLTIYNIDLLKQAGITQPPATYAELADFAQKIQDKTGKYAFFVTFAPQDSGEVLESFVQMGVTLVNTEGKAAFNSPEGKAAFQYWVDLYKKGLLPRESLTQGHRHAIDLYQSGQTAFLASGPEFLKTIANNAPQIAAASAIAPQLTGDTGKKNVAVMNVVVPRASKHPDAAVKFALFLTNDENQLAFAKAANVLPSTKKALADSYFQNVPDTASTVERARVISAKQLQQAEILTPTLKDSKRLQKAIYENLQAAMLEQKTVEQALEDAAQEWDSR
- a CDS encoding type IV pilus secretin family protein is translated as MKQFHGNGVILGAAAFAFIAAQPAAAQIAQITGVKLNPVNGGVSVVLQTSSGSRPQVFTTKRGNALVSDIINTQLRLPQGNNFRQDNPAAGIASVEVMQLDANSIRVMVTGSNNVPTSQPLVRKSNEITLSFTPSATTASTGTPSASTPAPSTPDVLVPNPKISIDGRPAPPASPSQPVSQAPPFLPRAVAPPVGDISVSNTDASPTTIDLGTNERVPRLVLRDAPVREVLSLLARAAGMNLAYAGGEDDDKPNQQASGGSSDEAKPIVYQTISLDIENEPVQDVFNYVLRLSGLEANRSGRTIFVGPKLPNSTRDVVVRNLRLNQAAVPDILRVLVNLGAESAVNAELKTTRVTTAVIGEEDSEEKETEDTELTAQRIKFVDSTPILRGLQVSGDVRTNTITLIGQPKLVEIAMSQIVPLDLRRRQVAVNVRIIDVNLLNTQDQNASFSFGIGNNFFVSDGGAAALNFGGVNPPSQSQALNSLTTPTVIPNPYSGFSGFVDPNNPIAVPGTGVGQVVIDRGRITENRPGGAAIFPSPLSGVSSDPFQTGIRNITQGTPTVTTITDVPAVPPTFDAEGNLTSPGSPATTTTQTTLGTPGSIITSLPSLYQYPKRLLASLQAQIQNGNAKILTDPTLIVQEGQTADVRLTQEVVGNIIREITRGDGTSSESVTADKVNVGLTLAVKVDRIDDNGFVSLSVSPSVSSPQAPAEINLGGSGSQRIFLVSTRSLTSGTIRLRDGQTLILSGIIQESDRTSVSKLPILGDLPLIGSLFRRTNRQNQRQEVIVLLTPQIMDDSENSAYGYNYTPSPEVRQMLERRGLNAPRR
- the pilM gene encoding type IV pilus assembly protein PilM, translating into MVKSFNNLLSKFNKGVGIELTPERVNLVQLRKQRQGLKLAALTSVPVPAGVIVDGQIIDISTMAELIQQALAQSKIKTSRVATGVPGRDSIVRVIHVPAELDDKELRDMVLNHEAGLYLPYAREEADVDYQKLGYFVDDDGIEKVQVLLAATRKEITDTYLSTFEQAGLQVDILEINSFALIRTIRDQLRQFGLEEAAVVVDIEFDSTEIVILINGVPQFSRSVPIGTYQMQMAISRAMSLPTSRDMGLLQGMVIPANPLDGGQTGVTDINPSLAALLRVLGELTDELRRSIHFYISQSENLEVVEIFLAGPGGGLQQLDEFFSQRLGLPTTQIDPIGFLSLQVDEEKYPKGERCGLGIILGLGMREV
- a CDS encoding PilN domain-containing protein, whose protein sequence is MYSLDVNFLKDRAGYETTAKKRLEFKMPEGDLTPLFVGLVIGIGIPAFCGAGWWFLQGKNTELQQEIAQLEQENKKLEVEIGNINKIREETKLVKAETQGLVTVFDQIRPWSAMLQDLRDRIPAAVQIETIQQIEPTSPGRGQQPTKLVAGLEITGIASSFNDVNDFVLTLQQSKFLESSDSKITTATLVDAPLPPGTNENDVEIKLPPVVRYTIKSTMSDVPASELMRELEQKGAVGLVSRIRSIQEIGVISK